In one Candidatus Thermoplasmatota archaeon genomic region, the following are encoded:
- a CDS encoding protein-L-isoaspartate O-methyltransferase, whose protein sequence is MEKELLIKKLIRNGYLLSEEVIDAMKEIPRELFVPGNEKKQAYADIPLKIGYGQTISAPHMVAIMTEALDLKKDSKVMEIGTGTGYHAAVVAKVAEEGHIYTVERIMELAEKAKRNFKKLGIKNVTVVVSDGSAGLPEYSPFDRIYVTCAAPSVPPQLVKQLSEHGKMLLPVGRTFCDLILIEKNEEMLQKNLGACSFVPMIGRKGYNG, encoded by the coding sequence GTGGAAAAAGAATTGCTTATCAAAAAGCTAATACGCAACGGCTATCTTTTATCTGAAGAAGTAATAGATGCCATGAAAGAAATACCAAGAGAACTGTTTGTTCCAGGGAATGAAAAAAAACAAGCATATGCCGACATACCCCTAAAAATAGGTTATGGCCAGACAATATCAGCCCCTCACATGGTTGCGATAATGACAGAAGCATTAGATTTGAAAAAAGACAGCAAGGTCATGGAGATCGGAACAGGCACGGGTTATCATGCAGCTGTTGTAGCAAAAGTGGCGGAAGAAGGACATATATATACGGTTGAGAGGATAATGGAACTTGCCGAAAAGGCGAAAAGAAATTTCAAAAAATTGGGAATAAAAAATGTAACGGTAGTCGTGAGCGATGGTTCTGCTGGCTTGCCCGAATATAGTCCTTTTGACAGAATATATGTAACGTGTGCAGCACCTTCCGTTCCGCCCCAACTGGTAAAGCAGCTTTCGGAACATGGAAAAATGCTTCTGCCCGTGGGAAGAACGTTCTGCGATCTGATTCTCATAGAAAAAAATGAGGAGATGTTGCAGAAAAATTTGGGAGCATGTTCATTTGTTCCCATGATAGGGAGGAAAGGATACAATGGGTGA
- a CDS encoding radical SAM protein, producing the protein MGDICVSAATASLLGLKKWNIDVMPTTLYFMVGKKCNGACGYCTQGKGFLSRVRWPSFSFDEVLDGIDGIDKKVGRICIQSLYYSGVIDHIIEDAGRLGKYGIPISVSMNPTDRKNMERLKHAGVERVGIGLDCCTKELFNKWKKGVPSWEEYLRSLKIAKNVFGNSTAHLIMGLGESDEEAINIMQKLSKIGMKIALFAYTPIHTGFSPKIERYRSLQLARYMVEKGEGSFVFRNGKLHEMHASEDKNAFLTSGCPLCNRPFYNERVRGPIYNYPRELRDEEMKRAMEEVKKYVRIYTTAP; encoded by the coding sequence ATGGGTGATATATGTGTTTCAGCCGCAACAGCTTCATTGCTGGGGCTAAAAAAATGGAATATAGATGTTATGCCCACAACACTTTATTTTATGGTGGGAAAGAAATGCAATGGGGCATGCGGTTATTGCACACAGGGAAAGGGCTTCCTGTCGAGAGTGAGATGGCCGTCGTTCTCTTTTGATGAAGTACTGGACGGTATCGATGGTATTGATAAAAAAGTAGGCAGGATATGTATCCAGAGTTTATACTATAGCGGTGTCATAGACCATATAATAGAAGATGCCGGGCGACTCGGAAAATATGGAATACCCATTTCCGTTTCGATGAATCCGACGGATAGAAAGAACATGGAGCGGCTGAAACATGCCGGGGTTGAAAGGGTGGGGATAGGTCTTGACTGCTGTACTAAAGAGTTGTTCAATAAATGGAAAAAGGGCGTTCCTTCCTGGGAAGAATATTTGCGATCGCTAAAGATTGCAAAAAATGTTTTCGGAAATTCAACGGCCCATTTAATTATGGGGCTCGGAGAAAGCGATGAAGAGGCAATAAACATAATGCAGAAGCTATCGAAAATCGGAATGAAAATAGCACTGTTTGCATACACTCCCATTCATACAGGTTTCTCCCCAAAAATAGAGAGATACCGCTCGCTTCAACTTGCCAGATACATGGTCGAGAAAGGCGAAGGAAGTTTTGTTTTCAGGAATGGAAAACTGCATGAAATGCATGCTTCGGAAGACAAAAATGCATTTCTCACATCGGGATGCCCGTTATGCAATCGCCCATTTTACAATGAAAGGGTAAGAGGGCCAATTTATAATTACCCGAGAGAATTAAGAGATGAAGAAATGAAAAGAGCAATGGAAGAGGTAAAAAAAT
- a CDS encoding PAS domain S-box protein, producing MNGGKGSVDELKEKIAELSDFVEIYSTLTLNSIIFSLDRKGNFISVEKEGKPFNELKGKTFLSIVCKEDKKNAADNFMKCLGGEKIQTTIKIEEKSGEKKRFIVIAIPKRRDKKVERAYGIAREEKVILQDNFEKVINRINEPMCIADLLGNINMANYACAALFGYEKEEIAEKNIFDFIDEENIPLIREAITGNCGKKKVYIVNREGVKIPAEIEITEIEDSEKLLFIIKAISLNNETVGRTEEYFQKFKEKLSKVCNLNDKSSRQETYDNVIHTIMNSFDADSCFLGILSDGAIEIVASEGGKIGEKILLEKESTASSAATSNKEIYEPHSESGSKIYVPLSFNKKVLGVIGVTGKKPDAFSEDDRLLLNLLSRNVAKSIVYLDNEASLGKYKEIINKATEGIYITTFDGKILEVNPAFMKIFGYEGRKDELEKINAEQLFLKSDDRKKFLEILEKDGIVQNFETRYVTRNKKIFFGRESAWVVYSGENRIVEGILQDVTQQRKIEEDIKFYNSLLRHDIYNKNEIAIGYLGLLKNSDLSDKSKGIVDKATTAITEGNKLIESVKKLETIRDKKKMTNIDLDEVMERIIGHYSEEAKKRNIEIRYRPTGAIVRGNELIEDVFSNLIKNAIEHSCGHHVDIYAEDDEKGWNIYIEDDGVGIPQDNKEKIFQQGWKGKESRGSGLGLYLVKKIVEGFDGKIQVKSGEDEYPEGTRFIVWLKKGKKSKNNDGWIIGCESETLGVRW from the coding sequence GTGAATGGTGGGAAAGGAAGCGTGGACGAGCTTAAAGAAAAAATTGCCGAACTTAGCGATTTCGTTGAGATATATTCTACCCTCACCCTGAATAGCATTATTTTCAGCTTAGACCGCAAAGGAAATTTTATTTCAGTAGAGAAGGAAGGAAAACCATTTAACGAACTTAAAGGAAAAACTTTTCTTTCAATTGTATGCAAGGAAGATAAAAAAAATGCGGCAGATAATTTTATGAAATGCCTGGGGGGAGAGAAAATACAGACTACCATCAAAATAGAGGAAAAAAGTGGAGAAAAAAAAAGATTTATCGTTATTGCAATACCTAAAAGGAGGGATAAAAAAGTAGAGAGGGCATATGGTATAGCCAGGGAAGAAAAAGTTATCCTCCAAGACAACTTCGAAAAAGTGATTAACCGCATAAATGAGCCCATGTGTATTGCAGATTTGCTCGGCAACATAAACATGGCGAATTATGCATGTGCTGCACTTTTTGGTTATGAAAAAGAAGAAATTGCAGAAAAAAATATTTTTGATTTTATAGACGAGGAAAATATACCTTTGATAAGGGAAGCGATAACAGGCAATTGCGGAAAGAAAAAAGTATATATTGTCAATAGAGAAGGTGTAAAAATTCCAGCAGAAATTGAGATAACAGAGATAGAAGATAGCGAAAAATTGCTTTTTATAATCAAGGCAATATCTCTCAATAATGAAACGGTCGGAAGGACGGAAGAATATTTCCAGAAATTTAAAGAAAAACTTTCTAAGGTTTGCAATCTGAATGACAAATCATCCAGACAGGAGACATACGATAATGTTATACATACAATTATGAACTCTTTTGACGCAGATTCATGTTTTCTCGGCATACTTTCGGATGGTGCAATAGAGATAGTGGCAAGCGAAGGAGGGAAAATCGGGGAAAAAATTTTGTTGGAAAAGGAGTCTACAGCATCATCAGCAGCAACATCAAATAAAGAAATTTATGAGCCACATTCCGAATCAGGAAGTAAAATTTACGTTCCCCTCTCATTTAACAAAAAAGTCTTAGGTGTTATTGGTGTAACAGGCAAAAAGCCAGATGCTTTTTCTGAGGATGACAGACTTCTTCTTAATCTTCTCTCCCGAAACGTAGCAAAATCCATCGTGTATCTGGATAATGAAGCTTCCCTTGGAAAATACAAGGAAATTATAAATAAGGCAACCGAGGGAATATACATAACAACTTTTGATGGAAAAATACTGGAAGTTAATCCAGCTTTCATGAAAATTTTTGGATATGAGGGAAGAAAGGATGAACTGGAAAAAATAAATGCCGAGCAGCTCTTTTTAAAATCAGATGACAGGAAAAAGTTCCTCGAAATTCTGGAGAAGGACGGGATAGTACAAAACTTTGAAACTAGGTATGTAACGAGGAATAAGAAAATATTTTTTGGCAGGGAATCCGCCTGGGTGGTTTATAGTGGTGAAAATAGGATAGTAGAAGGTATACTGCAGGACGTTACGCAACAAAGAAAGATCGAGGAGGATATCAAATTTTACAATTCCCTTCTACGGCACGACATATACAACAAAAACGAGATTGCCATCGGTTATTTGGGGCTGCTAAAAAACAGTGATCTCTCGGATAAAAGCAAGGGAATTGTTGATAAGGCAACAACGGCGATAACAGAAGGAAATAAGCTTATAGAAAGCGTAAAAAAACTTGAAACAATAAGAGATAAAAAAAAGATGACAAATATAGATTTAGATGAAGTAATGGAACGTATAATTGGACACTATTCAGAGGAAGCAAAAAAGAGGAATATCGAAATAAGGTACAGGCCTACCGGGGCAATCGTGAGGGGTAATGAGCTTATAGAAGACGTTTTTTCTAATTTAATAAAAAATGCTATAGAACATTCATGTGGTCATCATGTCGACATCTACGCAGAGGATGACGAGAAAGGGTGGAATATATACATAGAGGATGATGGAGTTGGAATACCCCAGGACAACAAAGAAAAAATTTTCCAGCAGGGATGGAAAGGTAAGGAAAGCAGGGGAAGCGGCCTTGGCCTGTATCTCGTAAAAAAAATAGTTGAAGGGTTCGATGGGAAAATACAGGTGAAAAGCGGTGAAGACGAGTATCCAGAGGGCACTCGTTTTATCGTATGGCTTAAGAAGGGGAAAAAAAGCAAAAATAATGATGGATGGATTATAGGCTGTGAGTCGGAAACTCTGGGAGTCAGGTGGTAA